From the Oncorhynchus nerka isolate Pitt River linkage group LG28, Oner_Uvic_2.0, whole genome shotgun sequence genome, one window contains:
- the LOC115112666 gene encoding protein scribble homolog — protein MPVVVLLLVYIFLFQGIFISRVSKGGPSEKAGVHIGDRVLEVNGLDMQQVSHHEAVTVLRNAGSCIKMKVMRERTIPRLHACRAQQESTVAITAETDILMSWQLVDLEDGRQRPKAKQPGSEPSVDCDLTKRIAAGICNGNGGSDLQSDLNWSFLKREPEVSFKSNALQVVKNTMTIPRIILTHPSTSDEDVEPLTQDPGSEPFEDFEDPDTHIHSECFNSALYPP, from the exons ATGCCAGTTGTTGTACTTCTACTAGTGTATATTTTCCTTTTTCAGGGCATCTTTATTTCCAGAGTGTCGAAAGGAGGGCCATCAGAAAAGGCGGGGGTCCACATTGGAGACAGAGTACTGGAG GTCAATGGCCTGGACAtgcagcaggtcagccaccatgAGGCTGTCACTGTCCTGAGGAATGCTGGGAGCTGCATCAAGATGAAAGTCATGAGGGAGAGGACTATCCCGCGCCTCCATGCCTGCCGGGCCCAGCAGGAAAGCACTGTTGCCATCACCGCGGAGACGGACATTCTCATGAGCTGGCAGCTTGTTGACCTGGAGGATGGACGCCAGCGACCCAAGGCCAAGCAGCCAGGTTCGGAGCCCTCTGTGGATTGTGACCTGACCAAGAGGATTGCGGCTGGAATCTGTAACGGCaatggaggg TCTGATCTGCAGAGCGATCTTAATTGGTCCTTCTTAAAACGAGAACCGGAGGTCTCGTTTAAAAGCAATGCACTTCAAGTGGTGAAAAATACCATGACG ATACCTCGGATTATCCTCACCCACCCCTCCACCTCAGACGAGGATGTAGAGCCCTTGACACAGGACCCTGGCAGTGAGCCATTCGAGGACTTTGAAGATCCTGACACCCACATCCACTCTGAGTGCTTTAACAGTGCGCTCTATCCCCCCTGA